A part of Myxococcus landrumus genomic DNA contains:
- a CDS encoding DUF2721 domain-containing protein, whose amino-acid sequence MNGVSEGLDLSSIRLIGTAVTPAVMVSACGIVATGLDNQIARMTTRMREMLKEGRQLPEGHSRREMLCQEVEILDRRHAILARAITLAYTALLSFVVTSLLYLTKRQLDIPESLPVVSFAVGVCLLGAVALLALASLRLSRLAIKLERDELFGSSGRPPSE is encoded by the coding sequence ATGAACGGAGTGTCGGAAGGGTTGGACCTGTCGTCGATTCGGCTGATTGGGACGGCGGTGACGCCGGCGGTGATGGTGTCGGCGTGCGGAATCGTGGCGACGGGGTTGGACAATCAGATTGCGCGGATGACGACGCGGATGCGGGAGATGTTGAAGGAGGGGCGGCAGTTGCCGGAGGGGCATTCGCGGCGGGAGATGTTGTGCCAGGAGGTGGAAATCCTGGACCGGCGGCACGCGATTCTCGCGAGGGCCATCACGCTGGCGTACACGGCGCTGTTGTCGTTCGTGGTGACGTCGCTGCTGTATCTGACGAAGCGGCAGCTCGACATTCCGGAGTCCTTGCCGGTGGTGTCGTTCGCCGTCGGCGTGTGTCTGTTGGGCGCAGTCGCGCTGCTCGCCCTGGCCTCGCTGCGGCTGAGCCGGTTGGCCATCAAGCTGGAGCGAGACGAGCTCTTCGGGAGCTCCGGCCGTCCTCCCTCGGAGTAG
- a CDS encoding glycosyltransferase: MLDVVDIGKRSLATYRGVAPDEQLDALSRCAERLRGARCLHLSATPYGGGVSEILRSLVPLYNDLGIVADWKLIHGDDTFFQVTKRIHNGLQGAPGALTESEKAIYLANSQLNARRLIADSEDYDFIFVHDPQPLALATLSGNRDARWIWRCHIDTSRPNPSFWELLAPYLLDYDAAIFTLQEFIPPALPIEHVRVYPPAIDPLSPKNHPLPQPLARDVLEWIGIRTHRPLVTQVSRFDRWKDPMGVVRAYQRVRPHVPDLQLALVGSLAMDDPEGWDCYEEVRAATVHDSLIHVLTNLVGVGNVEVNALQAYSDVVVQKSLREGFGLVVAEALWKGTPVVGGRVGGIPLQLREDSGGILVDSVEECAEAMLHLLRQPDEARLLGARGREHVRQHFLMPRLLLDHLHLLDTLSSARPLPSRDLVPSPLTAIQGA, from the coding sequence ATGCTGGACGTCGTGGACATCGGCAAGCGCTCACTCGCCACCTACCGTGGCGTCGCGCCCGACGAGCAGCTCGATGCACTCTCCCGCTGCGCCGAACGCCTGCGCGGCGCGCGCTGCCTGCACCTGAGCGCCACACCGTATGGCGGCGGCGTCTCCGAAATCCTCCGCTCGCTGGTGCCGCTCTACAACGACCTGGGCATCGTCGCCGACTGGAAGCTCATCCACGGCGATGACACGTTCTTCCAGGTCACCAAGCGCATCCACAACGGCCTCCAGGGAGCCCCCGGCGCGCTCACCGAGTCCGAGAAGGCCATCTACCTGGCCAACTCGCAGCTCAACGCCCGCCGGCTCATCGCCGACTCGGAGGACTACGACTTCATCTTCGTCCATGACCCGCAGCCGCTCGCGCTCGCCACGCTCAGCGGCAATCGCGACGCTCGCTGGATATGGCGCTGCCACATCGACACGTCCCGCCCCAACCCCTCCTTCTGGGAGCTGCTGGCGCCCTACCTGCTCGACTACGACGCCGCCATCTTCACCCTCCAGGAGTTCATCCCTCCCGCGCTGCCCATCGAGCATGTGCGCGTCTACCCGCCGGCCATCGACCCGCTCAGCCCCAAGAACCACCCGCTGCCCCAGCCGCTCGCGCGCGATGTGCTCGAGTGGATTGGCATCCGCACCCACCGCCCCCTCGTCACCCAGGTCAGCCGGTTCGACCGGTGGAAGGACCCGATGGGCGTCGTCCGCGCCTATCAGCGCGTGCGCCCGCATGTCCCGGACCTGCAGCTCGCGTTGGTCGGCTCCCTCGCGATGGACGACCCGGAGGGATGGGACTGCTACGAGGAGGTGCGCGCGGCCACCGTCCACGACAGCCTCATCCATGTGCTCACCAACCTGGTCGGCGTGGGCAACGTCGAGGTCAACGCGCTCCAGGCCTACTCGGACGTCGTCGTGCAGAAGTCGCTGCGCGAGGGTTTCGGACTCGTCGTCGCCGAGGCGCTCTGGAAGGGAACTCCCGTCGTCGGCGGACGCGTGGGTGGCATTCCCCTCCAGCTTCGCGAGGACTCCGGCGGAATCCTCGTGGACTCCGTGGAGGAGTGCGCCGAGGCGATGCTCCACCTGCTGCGCCAACCCGACGAGGCTCGACTCCTGGGTGCGCGTGGACGGGAGCACGTGCGCCAGCACTTCCTCATGCCTCGCTTGCTGCTGGACCATTTGCACCTGCTCGACACCTTGAGCAGCGCTCGGCCCCTCCCCTCGCGCGACCTCGTCCCCTCCCCTCTCACGGCGATTCAGGGAGCATGA
- a CDS encoding VIT domain-containing protein: protein MTKVPAGLMTNSGLQIPLQGVEVTGELLGGHARVRVRQRYRNNETSPVEAIYTFPLPSDATLSAFTMTCAGRRVEGIVKEREEAFQTYDDALAAGHGAALLDQERSNVFTAQVGNLLPSEETIIEVEFLQAVTAEEGSVRWMLPTLVAPRYIPGGTSQDRTGHGTAEPTSSVPDADRITPPIGNVSYGLRMDLLVDLGREVVVESPSHAITLTKESPTRTRVGFSRGEVALDRDLVLSLRSPDTSAVFTPLVTHRQGNSPGTFALTVVPDLLSHATAIPKQEVIFLVDVSGSMDGDSLPQAKAALRLCLRHLRETDRFNIIAFESSYHSFQPQPVPFTQRTLEDADRWVDALQANGGTELLKPLEFAARTAPDGVLVLLTDGQVGNEEQILRAVLAERKTARVYSFGIGTNVSDALLRDLARQTNGDVEFIHPGERIDEKVVAQFSRALAPRVTELQATFEGVEGVELAPAELPAMVDGIPWTLMGRYPTPGFGKVTLRGRSGREPFALSVNVHFPDASDRPAVEKLWAAERIKGWQDAGLTGRRADAMKKRIVELAVAHQIVTRYTSFVVVEQRTGDRRTSGQPETRVVPVNAPAGWAMFGAKDKEEAASSGVVARPGARGGGGHIGGPPAQMPPGIMVPMSPSPVVVAGPPPRPSAAAPVAPAAPAPRAMRDRAAAPEKKKKGGILNRLFEGGASSDAESAKSVSSVMDYLPMDSGAEEEFAPRERREKAHSGAEALLGQQLANGLWAGSGAGPEPVRQARATALALLELLREGITSSHALHGAQVKKAVEALLTLASQLSSAPEVAELALGVAWLVAAGPRTRGRIEQAAKPWTRLSGRLGNDTELRQHVDALASR from the coding sequence ATGACGAAGGTGCCTGCAGGGCTGATGACCAACAGCGGCCTCCAGATTCCCCTCCAAGGTGTCGAAGTCACCGGCGAGCTGCTCGGCGGCCATGCGCGCGTGCGCGTGCGCCAGCGCTACCGCAACAATGAGACCTCCCCCGTCGAGGCCATCTACACCTTCCCGCTCCCCTCCGACGCCACCCTCTCCGCCTTCACCATGACGTGCGCGGGCCGCCGCGTCGAAGGCATCGTCAAGGAGCGCGAGGAGGCCTTCCAGACCTATGACGACGCGCTCGCCGCGGGCCACGGCGCCGCCCTGCTGGACCAGGAGCGCTCCAACGTCTTCACCGCCCAGGTGGGCAACCTCCTCCCCTCCGAGGAGACCATCATCGAGGTCGAGTTCCTCCAGGCCGTCACCGCCGAGGAAGGCAGCGTGCGGTGGATGCTCCCCACCCTCGTCGCGCCTCGCTACATCCCTGGCGGCACGTCACAAGACCGCACCGGCCACGGCACCGCCGAGCCCACCTCCAGCGTCCCCGACGCGGACCGCATCACGCCGCCCATCGGGAACGTGAGCTACGGCCTGCGGATGGACCTGCTCGTCGACCTGGGCCGCGAGGTCGTCGTGGAGAGCCCCTCCCACGCCATCACCCTCACGAAGGAGAGCCCCACCCGCACCCGCGTGGGCTTCTCGCGCGGAGAGGTGGCCCTGGACCGCGACCTCGTCCTGTCCCTGCGCAGCCCGGACACGAGCGCCGTCTTCACGCCGCTCGTCACCCACCGACAGGGCAACTCGCCTGGCACCTTCGCCCTCACCGTGGTGCCCGACCTCCTGTCCCACGCCACCGCGATTCCCAAGCAGGAGGTCATCTTCCTGGTCGACGTCTCCGGCTCCATGGACGGCGACAGCCTGCCCCAGGCCAAGGCCGCGCTCCGGCTGTGCCTGCGCCACCTGCGGGAGACCGACCGCTTCAACATCATCGCCTTCGAGAGCAGCTACCACTCCTTCCAGCCCCAGCCCGTGCCCTTCACCCAGCGCACGCTGGAGGACGCGGACCGGTGGGTGGACGCGCTCCAGGCCAACGGCGGCACCGAGCTGTTGAAGCCCCTGGAGTTCGCCGCGCGCACCGCCCCCGATGGCGTGCTCGTGCTGCTCACCGACGGACAGGTGGGCAACGAGGAGCAGATTCTCCGCGCCGTGCTCGCCGAGCGGAAGACAGCGCGCGTGTACTCGTTCGGCATCGGCACCAACGTCAGCGACGCGCTGCTGCGTGACCTGGCCCGGCAGACGAACGGCGACGTGGAGTTCATCCACCCCGGAGAGCGCATCGACGAGAAGGTCGTGGCCCAGTTCTCCCGCGCGCTCGCCCCACGTGTCACCGAGTTGCAGGCCACCTTCGAGGGCGTCGAAGGCGTGGAGCTGGCCCCCGCCGAGCTGCCCGCCATGGTCGACGGCATCCCCTGGACGCTCATGGGCCGCTACCCCACGCCGGGCTTCGGCAAGGTGACGCTGCGAGGACGCTCGGGCCGCGAGCCCTTCGCCCTCAGCGTCAACGTGCACTTCCCCGACGCGTCGGACCGCCCCGCGGTGGAGAAGTTGTGGGCCGCCGAGCGCATCAAGGGCTGGCAGGACGCGGGCCTCACCGGCCGACGCGCCGACGCCATGAAGAAGCGCATCGTCGAGCTCGCCGTCGCCCACCAGATTGTCACGCGCTACACGTCGTTCGTCGTCGTGGAGCAGCGCACCGGCGACCGGCGCACCTCCGGTCAACCCGAGACGCGCGTCGTCCCGGTGAATGCACCCGCGGGCTGGGCCATGTTCGGCGCGAAGGACAAGGAAGAGGCCGCGAGCAGCGGTGTCGTCGCCCGGCCTGGAGCGCGCGGCGGCGGTGGACACATCGGAGGCCCCCCGGCCCAGATGCCTCCCGGCATCATGGTGCCGATGTCCCCCAGCCCCGTCGTGGTCGCCGGCCCTCCGCCGAGGCCCTCCGCGGCTGCCCCCGTGGCACCCGCCGCGCCCGCCCCCAGGGCCATGCGAGACCGCGCCGCCGCTCCGGAGAAGAAGAAGAAGGGCGGCATCCTCAATCGCCTCTTCGAAGGAGGAGCCTCCAGTGATGCCGAGTCCGCCAAGAGCGTCTCCAGCGTCATGGATTATCTCCCCATGGACTCCGGCGCGGAGGAGGAGTTCGCGCCTCGAGAGCGACGCGAGAAGGCGCACTCCGGCGCGGAGGCACTCTTGGGACAGCAGCTCGCCAATGGCCTGTGGGCCGGGTCGGGCGCGGGGCCCGAGCCCGTGCGTCAGGCCCGAGCCACCGCGCTGGCCCTGCTGGAGCTGCTGCGCGAGGGCATCACCAGCAGCCACGCGCTGCACGGCGCGCAGGTGAAGAAGGCCGTGGAGGCGCTGCTGACGCTCGCCAGCCAGCTCTCCAGTGCCCCAGAGGTCGCGGAGCTGGCGCTGGGCGTGGCCTGGCTCGTCGCGGCGGGGCCTCGCACCCGAGGACGTATCGAGCAGGCCGCGAAGCCCTGGACCCGCCTCTCCGGCCGGTTGGGCAATGACACCGAGCTGAGACAACACGTCGACGCCCTGGCGTCCCGCTGA
- a CDS encoding slipin family protein yields the protein MTDLFGLLGFLIPVGILLLLFLSGVRIVNEYQNGVVFRLGRYVGLKRAGFRWLIPFVERMVIIDLRTVARDVPPQDVITRDNVSVKVSAVVYFRVIQADKAVLQVEDYLYATSQLAQTTLRAILGQVELDQLLSERERVNRDIQRVLDAHTDPWGIKVSNVEVKHIDLPLEMQRAIARQAEAERERRAKIIAAEGEHQAAEKLSMAADVLSRNPATLQLRYLQTLVEITTGGNHTILPIPLDILRVVGAAASRSGFSTPQDEHHPNGHGEEEGPPAGGLS from the coding sequence ATGACCGACCTGTTCGGACTGCTCGGGTTCCTCATCCCAGTGGGCATCCTGCTGCTGCTGTTCCTCTCTGGCGTGCGCATCGTCAACGAGTACCAGAACGGCGTGGTGTTCCGGCTCGGGCGCTACGTGGGGCTCAAGCGCGCGGGCTTCCGGTGGCTGATTCCCTTCGTGGAGCGCATGGTCATCATCGACCTGCGCACGGTGGCTCGGGATGTGCCGCCGCAAGACGTCATCACTCGAGACAACGTGAGCGTGAAGGTCAGCGCCGTCGTCTACTTCCGCGTCATCCAGGCCGACAAGGCCGTGCTCCAGGTGGAGGATTACCTGTACGCCACGAGCCAGCTCGCGCAGACGACGCTGCGCGCGATTCTGGGTCAGGTGGAGCTGGACCAGTTGCTCAGCGAGCGGGAGCGCGTCAATCGCGACATCCAGCGGGTGCTCGACGCGCACACGGACCCCTGGGGCATCAAGGTCTCCAACGTCGAGGTGAAGCACATCGACCTGCCGCTCGAGATGCAGCGGGCCATCGCGCGACAGGCCGAAGCCGAGCGCGAGCGGCGCGCGAAAATCATCGCCGCCGAAGGCGAGCACCAGGCCGCGGAGAAGCTCTCCATGGCGGCGGATGTCCTCAGCCGCAACCCGGCCACGCTTCAACTGCGCTACCTGCAGACGCTCGTGGAAATCACCACGGGAGGCAATCACACCATCCTCCCCATCCCCCTCGACATCCTGCGCGTCGTGGGCGCCGCGGCCTCACGCAGCGGCTTCAGCACTCCCCAGGACGAGCACCACCCCAACGGCCACGGCGAAGAGGAGGGCCCACCCGCGGGTGGACTCTCCTGA
- a CDS encoding MerR family transcriptional regulator produces the protein MSLRKPRTEWKLAELAEEAGVSPRTVRYYVQRGLLSAPNFRGPDTVYGEEHFIRLKAIRVLQARFLPLDAIQAELQRLSLDELRKLAESDPTPAPPLTPPPPSPVAGSHSVAPPAPGRRPTEMNRYQRWELMPGLELHVSDTADAKVRALAERVRALIEEFQDKEKP, from the coding sequence ATGAGCCTTCGGAAGCCAAGGACAGAGTGGAAGCTGGCGGAGCTCGCCGAGGAGGCGGGCGTCTCGCCTCGCACGGTGCGCTACTACGTCCAGCGCGGCCTGCTCTCCGCCCCGAACTTCCGGGGTCCGGACACCGTCTACGGCGAAGAGCACTTCATCCGCCTCAAGGCCATCCGCGTCCTCCAGGCCCGCTTCCTTCCCCTGGATGCCATCCAGGCGGAGCTGCAACGACTGTCGCTCGACGAGCTGCGCAAGCTCGCGGAGTCGGACCCCACCCCGGCCCCGCCTCTCACGCCCCCTCCCCCGTCCCCCGTCGCCGGGAGCCATTCCGTGGCACCGCCAGCCCCCGGCAGACGTCCCACGGAGATGAACCGCTATCAGCGCTGGGAGCTCATGCCCGGGCTGGAGCTGCATGTGTCTGACACGGCGGATGCCAAGGTTCGCGCGCTCGCGGAACGCGTACGCGCCCTCATCGAAGAGTTCCAGGACAAGGAGAAGCCATGA
- a CDS encoding NfeD family protein, whose protein sequence is MNVDSRHMGKWAALVLLPMFALGLLAATAPVRSSAGAPSVAKCELEGVVDTGSGAYLADCVRRAEQGGYSALLVRLDTPGGSMEATRTIVRAFLGSTVPVLVWVGPSGARAGSAGVFITLASNLAAMAPGTDLGAAHPVIGVTGENPETVGGSQLARKVENDAVAFAESIAHQRGRNAEWAASAVRDSVAASADAALALRVVDHLAPSEAEFLAWADGRSVEVAGGDSVRLSTRDAQLVELAPGLSQRVVHALAHPALVYLLFLMAALGLVVELSHPGGIAPGVLGAAALVLALIASSVLPVRTGALVLLLLGAMFIAAELFVTSGLLGLAGVVLLGLGGLFLVDEFNPNWFVDRSFRVSWAWLIPTTVVVAGAAAYVAWRSAQTRRLPQRGGDAGLVGEEGTTLAPVTPESGEVFVHGERWRATSPSNIRRGAHVVVRRVEGLTLFVDEVKT, encoded by the coding sequence ATGAACGTGGACTCGCGCCACATGGGGAAGTGGGCGGCGCTGGTGCTCTTGCCGATGTTCGCCCTGGGCCTGCTCGCGGCGACCGCCCCCGTGCGCTCCTCTGCTGGCGCTCCCTCCGTGGCGAAGTGCGAGCTGGAGGGCGTGGTGGACACAGGCTCGGGTGCCTACCTGGCCGACTGCGTGCGGCGCGCGGAGCAAGGCGGTTACTCCGCGCTGCTCGTTCGGCTGGACACTCCGGGAGGCTCGATGGAGGCCACGCGCACCATCGTCCGAGCGTTCCTCGGTTCGACGGTGCCGGTGCTCGTCTGGGTGGGGCCCTCGGGCGCACGCGCGGGCAGCGCGGGCGTGTTCATCACGCTGGCCTCGAACCTGGCCGCCATGGCGCCGGGCACCGACCTGGGCGCGGCCCATCCGGTCATCGGTGTCACGGGTGAGAACCCGGAGACCGTGGGCGGTTCACAGCTCGCGCGCAAGGTGGAGAACGATGCGGTCGCCTTCGCGGAGAGCATCGCCCATCAACGCGGACGCAACGCCGAGTGGGCCGCGTCCGCCGTGAGGGACAGCGTCGCCGCCAGCGCGGATGCGGCGCTCGCGTTGCGCGTGGTGGACCACCTGGCGCCCAGCGAAGCGGAGTTCCTCGCCTGGGCGGATGGCCGCTCCGTGGAGGTGGCGGGTGGCGACAGCGTGCGACTGTCGACGCGCGATGCCCAGCTCGTGGAGCTGGCGCCGGGTCTCTCGCAGCGCGTGGTTCATGCGCTCGCGCATCCCGCGTTGGTCTACCTGCTGTTCCTCATGGCCGCGCTGGGCCTGGTCGTCGAGCTGTCGCATCCAGGCGGCATCGCTCCGGGGGTCCTGGGCGCGGCGGCGCTGGTGCTCGCGCTCATTGCGTCGTCTGTGTTGCCCGTGCGCACGGGTGCGCTGGTCCTGTTGCTCCTGGGCGCGATGTTCATCGCCGCGGAGCTGTTCGTCACCAGCGGGTTGCTGGGGCTCGCGGGGGTGGTGCTCCTGGGGCTGGGTGGCCTGTTCCTCGTGGATGAGTTCAATCCGAACTGGTTCGTGGACCGCTCCTTCCGCGTGAGCTGGGCCTGGCTGATTCCCACCACCGTGGTGGTCGCGGGGGCGGCGGCATATGTCGCCTGGCGGAGCGCGCAGACCCGGCGACTGCCTCAACGCGGTGGAGACGCGGGGCTGGTGGGCGAGGAGGGGACGACGCTCGCGCCCGTCACTCCCGAGAGCGGCGAGGTGTTCGTCCATGGCGAGCGCTGGCGTGCGACGTCTCCCTCGAACATCCGGCGCGGTGCCCATGTGGTGGTGCGCCGCGTGGAAGGACTCACGCTGTTCGTCGACGAGGTGAAGACATGA